The DNA sequence TTTATTTGGATTCATTCAACAAGGAAATCAAACAGGGGGGAAACTCTTTGAGGTCGATGCCCATGATGCGTCATCGATTGTATTTGAAATGGAACTTTTAGCTGAAGGTATTAATCATATCTATACGAGTGAAGCCTTAGACATGAATGATTTAAATTTAACAATCGAATTTACTCCAATCTCAAGTTTGAGTTCAGTTAATTTAAACGTTCAAAAAGAAACGCCGCTTTTACCTGAGTCATTCACTAAAAAAAGATTGGATTCATCACTTATTCAAACAATGACCTTAACTGATTCGGTGCTATTTTTCGATGCCTATCTCATGAAAGAGCAAATCACAGATGAATTAACACTGGTCCTAACGAATGTGAATGAAGAGCGCTATACTTATAGTATTTCTCCAACAGATTGCTTCTTGGTAACGAAGGATGATTCCGTTCCTCGCCTTCCTTCCGCTTATAAACGAGCACTGAAAAAAGGGAACCTTTATCGGGTGATCGATCGAACGGATTTAAGTCTATTACCCTCTGATACCTATACCGTCTCCTTTTTCACGAATCAAACCCTTTACGAAACCTCTTATAAACTTCATCTTCAACATTAAAAAAGTGGTGCTACTGAGTAGCACCACTTTTATGATTGAATTAACTTTGATTTTTTATGAAGCTCAGAATCAGATTCTTTATTAGAACTAAAAACTAATTTTAATAAAATCGGAGTCAGAATAGTGGTCACAACGACCATGATAACCACCGGTCCAAAAAAGGTTGCACCCATCAATCCTAACGCTGCTCCCTTACTGGCAACAATCAATGCGACTTCACCGCGCGAGATCATTCCAACTCCGATTTGTACACATTCTCGATTCGAATATTGACAAAGTTTAGCCCCTATCCCACAACCAATAATTTTAGATATAATAGCAATAATCACTAATATAACTGTAAATATTAATAATTCACTACTCATCTCACTTAAATCTACTTGAATTCCAATACTGGCAAAGAAAATGGGCGAAAGTAACATATAAGAAATCGTTTCAAATCGAGAATTAATATACTGAGCACATGGTGTATTCGATAAAATCAAGCCTGCAATAAAGGCTCCCGTTATGTCTGCAACACCAAAAAATTCTTCTGCACAAAATGAAAGTAACAAACAAAAAACAAAAGCAATAATCACAAAGCGTCTCATATCTTTTTGATAAGCTCTGACCCAATGATTATAAAACTGATAAAATAAAACGCCCGCACCAATCGCAAAAACAAAAAATAAGGCAACCTTGCCTAATACAAGGGCAATATTAACCGAATCATCCGCACAGCTTGTGACAATCGTCAAAGCTACAATTCCTAAAATATCATCAATAATCGCTGCTCCTAAAATGGCATTACCAGCACGTGTATTTAATTTTCCTAACTCTTTTAACGTTTCAACCGTAATACTAACAGAGGTCGCCGTTAAAATAACCCCAATAAAAATATTTTGTAATAAATGACTAACCTCTTCTGGTGAACTTTCTTGATTAAAAATAGAAGCAATGCCCAGTCCCCCGACTAAAGGAACTAATACTCCAAGTAATGCAATAATAAATGATGCTTTTCCTGTCTTTTTTAACTCTGTTAGATCTGTTTCAAGTCCCGCTGTGAACATCAAGACAATGACACCTAGTTCCGCAACTTGCTTGATAAAATCTGTTTCGTGTAACACATTTAACATCGCAGGCCCTAATACTAGCCCTGCTAATAAGGCTCCAACCACTTGTGGCATCGAAAACTTTTTCGTTACTAAACCAAAAACTTTTGTACTCAACAGAATTAATGCCATATCAAATAAATACTTATATGATAGCATACCCACTCATCTCCATTACTTAGATTTTACTCATTTTCCCTATTGAATTTTGATTGACTTCGTCTTTTCTAATCAAACTTTCCCCCTTTATATCCGAATGGTTATTAA is a window from the Turicibacter bilis genome containing:
- a CDS encoding cation:proton antiporter, whose translation is MLSYKYLFDMALILLSTKVFGLVTKKFSMPQVVGALLAGLVLGPAMLNVLHETDFIKQVAELGVIVLMFTAGLETDLTELKKTGKASFIIALLGVLVPLVGGLGIASIFNQESSPEEVSHLLQNIFIGVILTATSVSITVETLKELGKLNTRAGNAILGAAIIDDILGIVALTIVTSCADDSVNIALVLGKVALFFVFAIGAGVLFYQFYNHWVRAYQKDMRRFVIIAFVFCLLLSFCAEEFFGVADITGAFIAGLILSNTPCAQYINSRFETISYMLLSPIFFASIGIQVDLSEMSSELLIFTVILVIIAIISKIIGCGIGAKLCQYSNRECVQIGVGMISRGEVALIVASKGAALGLMGATFFGPVVIMVVVTTILTPILLKLVFSSNKESDSELHKKSKLIQS